The following proteins come from a genomic window of Cronobacter muytjensii ATCC 51329:
- the gltB gene encoding glutamate synthase large subunit, producing the protein MLYDKSLERDNCGFGLIAHIEGEPSHKVVRTAIHALARMQHRGAILADGKTGDGCGLLLQKPDRFFRMVAEELGWRLAKNYAVGMLFLNQDPEKASAARRIVEEELQRETLSIVGWRVVPTNEGVLGEIALSSMPRIEQIFVNAPAGWRPRDMERRLFIARRRIEKRLVDDKEFYVCSLSNLVNIYKGLCMPADLPRFYLDLADLRLESAICLFHQRFSTNTVPRWPLAQPFRYLAHNGEINTITGNRQWARARTYKFQTPLIPDLHDAAPFVNETGSDSSSMDNMLELLLAGGMDIVRAMRLLVPPAWQNNPDMDPELRAFFDFNSMHMEPWDGPAGIVMSDGRFAACNLDRNGLRPARYVITKDKLITCASEVGIWDYQPDEVVEKGRVGPGELMVIDTRGGRILHSAETDNDLKSRHPYKEWMEKNVRRLVPFEDLPDDQVGQREMDDALLESYQKQFFYSNEELDAVIRVLGENGQEAVGSMGDDTPFAVLSSQPRIIYDYFRQQFAQVTNPPIDPLREAHVMSLATSIGREMNVFCEAEGQAHRLSFKSPILLYSDFKQLTTLEEEHYRADTLDITFEPAQTTLEETVKALCDKAEQMVRNGTVLLVLSDRNIAKDRLPVPAPMAVGAIQTRLVEQSLRCDANIIVETASARDPHHFAVLLGFGATAIYPYLAYETLAKLVDTGAIEKDYRSVMLNYRNGINKGLYKIMSKMGISTIASYRCSKLFEAVGLHRDVSELCFQGVVSRIGGAGFADFEQDLQNLSKRAWLARKPLTQGGLLKYVHGGEYHAYNPDVVRTLQQAVQSGEYSDYQQYAALVNERPAATLRDLLALNPQGEAVRVEDVEPASELFKRFDTAAMSIGALSPEAHESLAEAMNSLGGFSNSGEGGEDPARYGTNKVSRIKQVASGRFGVTPAYLVNADVIQIKVAQGAKPGEGGQLPGDKVTPYIAKLRYSVPGVTLISPPPHHDIYSIEDLAQLIFDLKQVNPKAMISVKLVSEPGVGTIATGVAKAYADLITIAGYDGGTGASPLSSVKYAGCPWELGLVETQQALVANGLRHKIRLQVDGGLKTGLDIIKAAILGAESFGFGTGPMVALGCKYLRICHLNNCATGVATQDDKLRKNHYHGLPFKVTNYFEFIARETRELMAQLGVTRLVDLIGRTDLLKELEGFTAKQQKLDLAKLLETAEPHPGKAVYCTESNPPFDKGDLNAQLLAQAKPYVESRQSKTFWFDIRNTDRSVGALLSGYIAQSHGDQGLASDPIKAYFTGTAGQSFGVWNAGGVELHLTGDANDYVGKGMAGGLLAIRPPVGSSFKSYEASIIGNTCLYGATGGRLYAAGRAGERFAVRNSGAITVVEGIGDNGCEYMTGGIVCILGKTGVNFGAGMTGGFAYVLDEDGEFRKRVNPELVEVLNVDDLAIHEEHLRGLITEHVQQTGSHRGEEILANWPAFSSKFALVKPKSSDVKALLGHRSRSAAELRVQAQ; encoded by the coding sequence ATGTTGTACGATAAATCCCTTGAGAGGGATAACTGTGGTTTCGGCCTGATCGCCCACATAGAAGGCGAACCTAGCCACAAGGTAGTGCGTACCGCGATCCATGCGCTGGCGCGCATGCAACACCGCGGCGCTATTCTCGCCGATGGTAAAACCGGCGACGGTTGCGGCCTGCTGCTGCAAAAACCGGATCGCTTTTTCCGCATGGTCGCCGAGGAGCTCGGCTGGCGTTTAGCCAAGAATTATGCCGTTGGTATGCTGTTCCTGAATCAGGATCCTGAGAAAGCCAGCGCCGCGCGCCGTATCGTGGAAGAAGAGTTACAGCGGGAAACCCTCTCTATTGTGGGCTGGCGCGTCGTGCCGACCAACGAAGGCGTGCTGGGTGAAATTGCGCTTTCTTCCATGCCGCGCATTGAACAGATTTTTGTGAACGCCCCGGCAGGCTGGCGTCCACGCGATATGGAGCGCCGCCTTTTTATCGCTCGCCGTCGCATTGAAAAACGTCTGGTTGATGATAAAGAGTTCTACGTCTGTAGCCTCTCGAATCTGGTGAACATCTATAAAGGTCTCTGTATGCCGGCGGATCTGCCGCGCTTCTACCTGGACCTGGCGGATCTGCGTCTGGAGTCGGCCATCTGCCTGTTCCACCAGCGCTTCTCCACCAACACCGTGCCGCGCTGGCCGCTGGCGCAACCGTTCCGCTATCTGGCGCATAACGGTGAAATCAACACCATCACGGGCAACCGCCAGTGGGCGCGCGCGCGTACTTATAAATTCCAGACCCCGCTTATTCCTGATTTGCACGACGCCGCGCCGTTTGTTAACGAAACCGGCTCCGACTCCAGCTCCATGGATAACATGCTTGAACTGCTGCTGGCGGGCGGGATGGATATCGTGCGCGCCATGCGTCTGCTGGTGCCGCCGGCCTGGCAAAACAACCCGGATATGGACCCGGAGCTGCGTGCGTTCTTCGACTTTAACTCTATGCACATGGAGCCGTGGGATGGCCCGGCGGGCATCGTGATGTCCGATGGCCGTTTCGCCGCCTGTAACCTCGACCGCAACGGCCTGCGCCCGGCGCGCTATGTGATCACCAAAGACAAGCTCATCACCTGCGCCTCTGAAGTGGGCATCTGGGATTACCAGCCTGACGAAGTGGTGGAAAAAGGCCGCGTCGGGCCGGGCGAGCTGATGGTTATCGACACCCGCGGCGGGCGCATTCTGCACTCGGCGGAAACGGACAACGATTTGAAAAGCCGCCATCCGTATAAAGAATGGATGGAGAAAAACGTCCGCCGTCTGGTGCCGTTTGAAGATCTGCCTGACGATCAGGTGGGTCAGCGTGAGATGGACGACGCGCTGCTGGAAAGCTATCAGAAACAGTTCTTCTACAGTAATGAAGAGCTGGACGCCGTCATCCGCGTGCTGGGCGAAAACGGCCAGGAAGCCGTAGGCTCGATGGGCGACGATACGCCGTTCGCCGTGCTCTCCAGCCAGCCGCGCATTATCTATGACTACTTCCGCCAGCAGTTCGCGCAGGTGACTAACCCGCCTATCGATCCGCTGCGCGAAGCGCACGTGATGTCGCTTGCCACCAGCATTGGCCGCGAGATGAATGTCTTCTGCGAAGCCGAAGGTCAGGCGCATCGTCTGAGCTTTAAATCACCGATCCTGCTTTACTCTGACTTTAAACAGCTCACCACGCTTGAAGAAGAGCACTATCGCGCGGATACGCTCGATATCACCTTCGAACCGGCGCAGACGACGCTCGAAGAGACCGTCAAAGCGCTGTGCGATAAAGCGGAACAGATGGTACGCAATGGCACTGTGCTGCTGGTGCTGTCGGATCGTAATATCGCCAAAGACCGTCTGCCGGTTCCGGCGCCGATGGCCGTCGGCGCTATCCAGACGCGTCTGGTGGAACAGAGCCTGCGTTGCGACGCCAACATCATTGTGGAAACCGCCAGCGCCCGCGACCCGCACCACTTCGCCGTACTGCTCGGCTTCGGCGCGACCGCCATCTATCCGTACCTCGCCTACGAAACGCTGGCGAAACTGGTCGATACCGGCGCTATCGAAAAAGATTACCGCAGCGTGATGCTGAACTACCGCAACGGCATCAACAAAGGGCTGTACAAGATCATGTCCAAAATGGGCATTTCGACCATTGCCTCGTACCGCTGCTCCAAACTGTTTGAAGCCGTCGGTCTGCATCGTGATGTCTCTGAGCTCTGCTTCCAGGGCGTGGTCAGCCGCATCGGCGGCGCGGGCTTTGCGGATTTCGAGCAGGATCTGCAAAACCTGTCAAAACGCGCCTGGCTTGCGCGTAAGCCGCTTACCCAGGGCGGGCTGCTGAAATATGTGCACGGCGGCGAATACCACGCCTATAACCCGGACGTGGTGCGCACGCTGCAACAGGCGGTGCAGAGCGGCGAGTACAGTGATTATCAGCAATATGCCGCGCTGGTGAACGAACGCCCGGCGGCAACGCTGCGCGATCTGCTGGCGCTGAACCCGCAGGGCGAAGCCGTTCGCGTGGAGGATGTCGAACCGGCAAGCGAGCTGTTTAAACGTTTTGACACCGCAGCGATGTCTATCGGCGCGCTGAGCCCCGAAGCGCATGAGTCGCTGGCGGAGGCGATGAACAGCCTCGGCGGCTTCTCTAACTCCGGCGAAGGCGGCGAAGACCCGGCACGCTACGGCACCAACAAAGTGTCGCGCATCAAACAGGTGGCTTCCGGGCGCTTCGGCGTGACGCCAGCGTATCTGGTCAACGCCGATGTGATTCAGATTAAAGTGGCGCAGGGCGCAAAACCTGGCGAAGGCGGTCAGTTGCCTGGCGATAAAGTGACGCCGTACATCGCTAAACTGCGTTACTCGGTGCCGGGCGTGACGCTTATCTCCCCACCGCCGCACCATGACATCTACTCGATTGAAGATCTGGCGCAGCTGATTTTCGACTTAAAACAGGTCAACCCGAAGGCGATGATCTCCGTGAAGCTGGTCTCCGAGCCGGGCGTTGGCACCATCGCGACCGGCGTGGCGAAGGCCTATGCGGATCTCATTACCATTGCCGGTTATGACGGCGGCACGGGCGCCAGCCCGCTCTCTTCCGTGAAATATGCGGGTTGTCCGTGGGAGCTCGGCCTGGTGGAAACCCAGCAGGCGCTGGTGGCGAACGGTCTGCGTCATAAGATTCGTCTCCAGGTGGACGGTGGTCTCAAAACCGGCCTCGATATCATTAAAGCAGCCATCCTCGGCGCGGAAAGCTTCGGTTTCGGCACCGGCCCGATGGTGGCGCTCGGCTGTAAATACCTGCGTATTTGCCACCTGAACAACTGCGCCACCGGCGTCGCGACCCAGGATGACAAACTGCGTAAAAACCACTATCACGGCCTGCCGTTCAAAGTGACCAACTACTTTGAATTTATTGCCCGTGAAACGCGCGAACTCATGGCGCAGCTTGGCGTGACGCGCCTCGTGGATCTGATTGGCCGCACCGACCTGCTGAAAGAGCTGGAAGGCTTTACGGCGAAGCAGCAGAAGCTGGATCTGGCGAAACTGCTGGAAACCGCCGAGCCGCATCCAGGCAAAGCGGTCTACTGCACCGAGAGTAATCCGCCGTTTGATAAAGGCGACCTGAACGCGCAACTGCTGGCGCAGGCGAAACCGTATGTGGAAAGTCGCCAGAGCAAAACGTTCTGGTTTGATATTCGCAATACTGACCGCTCTGTAGGCGCGCTGCTGTCGGGGTATATCGCGCAGTCGCACGGCGATCAGGGCCTCGCGTCCGACCCGATTAAAGCGTATTTCACCGGCACCGCAGGTCAGAGCTTCGGCGTCTGGAACGCAGGCGGCGTGGAGCTGCACCTGACCGGCGATGCCAACGACTACGTCGGTAAAGGCATGGCGGGCGGTCTGCTCGCGATTCGTCCGCCGGTAGGGTCGTCGTTCAAAAGCTATGAAGCGAGCATAATTGGCAATACCTGCCTGTATGGCGCGACGGGTGGCCGTCTTTACGCCGCAGGCCGCGCGGGCGAGCGCTTCGCGGTGCGTAACTCCGGCGCTATTACGGTCGTGGAAGGCATCGGCGATAACGGTTGTGAATACATGACCGGCGGCATTGTCTGCATTCTTGGCAAAACCGGCGTCAACTTTGGCGCGGGCATGACGGGCGGTTTCGCCTATGTCCTGGATGAAGATGGTGAATTCCGCAAGCGCGTGAACCCGGAGCTGGTAGAAGTGCTGAATGTAGACGATCTCGCGATTCACGAAGAACATCTGCGCGGGCTTATCACCGAGCATGTTCAGCAGACCGGTTCGCATCGCGGCGAAGAGATTCTGGCAAACTGGCCGGCGTTCTCCTCGAAGTTCGCGCTCGTTAAACCGAAGTCCAGTGATGTCAAAGCATTGTTGGGTCACCGTAGTCGTTCCGCAGCCGAGCTGCGGGTGCAGGCGCAGTAA
- a CDS encoding glutamate synthase small subunit yields the protein MSQNVYQFIDLQRVDPPKKPLKIRKIEFVEIYEPFSEGQAKAQADRCLSCGNPYCEWKCPVHNYIPNWLKLANEGRIFEAAELSHQTNTLPEVCGRVCPQDRLCEGSCTLNDEFGAVTIGNIERYINDKAFEMGWRPDLSGVKPTGKRVAIIGAGPAGLACADVLTRNGVKAVVFDRNPEIGGLLTFGIPAFKLEKEVMTRRREIFTGMGIEFQLNTEVGRDIQMDALLQEYDAVFLGVGTYQSMRGGLENEDAPGVYEALPFLIANTRQIMGFEEDAQQPFISMEGKRVVVLGGGDTAMDCVRTSVRQGATHVICAYRRDEENMPGSRREVKNAREEGVEFQFNVQPLGVEINANGKVCGVKMARTQMGEPDEKGRRRAEIVPGSEHVLPADAVVMAFGFRPHSMEWLAQHSVELDSQGRVIAPEGNDNAFQTSNPKIFAGGDIVRGSDLVVTAIAEGRKAADGIMNYLEV from the coding sequence ATGAGTCAGAACGTTTACCAATTTATCGACTTACAGCGCGTTGATCCGCCAAAAAAGCCGCTTAAGATCCGTAAAATTGAGTTTGTGGAAATTTATGAGCCCTTCTCAGAAGGCCAGGCCAAAGCACAGGCAGACCGCTGCCTGTCGTGCGGCAACCCTTACTGTGAATGGAAATGTCCGGTCCATAACTATATCCCCAACTGGCTGAAGCTTGCCAACGAGGGGCGCATTTTCGAAGCCGCCGAGCTTTCTCACCAGACCAACACGCTGCCGGAAGTCTGCGGTCGCGTCTGCCCGCAGGACAGGCTGTGCGAAGGCTCCTGCACGCTGAATGATGAATTCGGCGCAGTGACCATCGGCAATATTGAGCGCTATATCAACGATAAGGCGTTCGAAATGGGCTGGCGGCCCGATCTCTCCGGCGTGAAACCGACCGGCAAACGCGTTGCGATCATCGGCGCGGGCCCGGCGGGCCTCGCGTGCGCCGATGTGCTGACGCGCAACGGCGTGAAAGCCGTCGTATTCGATCGCAACCCGGAAATCGGCGGCCTGCTGACCTTCGGCATTCCCGCGTTCAAGCTGGAAAAAGAGGTGATGACCCGCCGCCGCGAAATTTTTACCGGCATGGGCATTGAGTTCCAGCTCAACACTGAAGTGGGCCGCGACATTCAGATGGACGCGCTGCTACAGGAGTATGACGCGGTGTTCCTCGGCGTCGGCACCTATCAGTCGATGCGCGGCGGGCTTGAGAACGAAGACGCGCCGGGCGTGTATGAAGCGCTGCCGTTCCTCATCGCCAACACCCGTCAGATTATGGGCTTTGAGGAAGACGCGCAGCAGCCTTTCATCAGCATGGAAGGCAAGCGCGTAGTGGTACTGGGCGGTGGCGATACCGCGATGGACTGCGTGCGTACCTCGGTGCGCCAGGGCGCGACCCACGTTATCTGCGCGTACCGTCGTGATGAAGAGAACATGCCGGGCTCGCGTCGTGAAGTGAAAAACGCGCGTGAAGAAGGCGTGGAGTTCCAGTTCAACGTGCAGCCGCTCGGCGTTGAGATCAACGCTAATGGCAAAGTATGCGGCGTGAAGATGGCGCGCACGCAGATGGGCGAACCGGATGAGAAAGGCCGTCGTCGCGCGGAAATCGTGCCGGGCTCTGAACATGTACTGCCCGCTGATGCCGTGGTCATGGCGTTCGGTTTCCGTCCGCATAGCATGGAGTGGCTGGCGCAGCACAGCGTTGAGCTTGATTCACAGGGCCGGGTGATTGCGCCGGAAGGCAACGACAATGCCTTCCAGACCAGCAACCCGAAAATCTTTGCTGGCGGCGATATCGTGCGCGGCTCGGATCTGGTGGTGACGGCTATCGCTGAGGGACGTAAAGCGGCGGACGGCATCATGAACTATCTCGAGGTCTGA
- a CDS encoding TIGR01212 family radical SAM protein (This family includes YhcC from E. coli K-12, an uncharacterized radical SAM protein.) has protein sequence MQLQKLVNMFGGNLTRRYGQKVHKLSLHGGFSCPNRDGTLGRGGCTFCNVASFADETQQHLSIAQQLAQQAVRVDRARRYLAYFQAYTSTFAEVNVLREMYQQAISQADIVGLCVGTRPDCVPESVLDLLAGYCEQGYEVWLELGLQSAQDKTLHRINRGHDFACYQHTARRARARGLKVCTHLIVGLPGETGADALASLERVVETGVDGIKLHPLHIVESSIMAKAWRAGRLAGIALEEYAVTAGEMIRHTPPEIIYHRISASARRPTLLAPLWCENRWTGMVEIDRYLNQHGVQGSALGRPWRGAPDAP, from the coding sequence ATGCAGTTACAAAAATTAGTCAATATGTTTGGCGGCAACCTGACGCGTCGTTACGGCCAAAAAGTTCATAAACTCTCTTTGCATGGCGGCTTCAGTTGTCCTAACCGCGACGGTACGCTCGGGCGCGGCGGCTGCACCTTCTGCAATGTCGCCTCGTTCGCCGATGAAACCCAGCAGCATCTCTCTATTGCCCAACAGCTGGCTCAGCAGGCCGTGCGGGTGGATCGCGCGCGCCGCTATCTCGCTTATTTTCAGGCCTATACCAGCACGTTCGCCGAGGTTAACGTACTGCGGGAGATGTATCAGCAGGCGATAAGCCAGGCGGATATCGTCGGGCTGTGCGTCGGCACCCGTCCCGACTGCGTGCCGGAAAGCGTGCTGGATCTGCTGGCGGGCTATTGTGAGCAGGGGTATGAAGTCTGGCTGGAGCTGGGGCTGCAAAGCGCACAGGATAAAACTCTGCACCGAATCAACCGCGGGCATGACTTCGCCTGTTATCAGCATACCGCGCGCCGGGCGCGGGCGCGGGGGCTGAAAGTTTGCACGCATCTGATTGTTGGCCTGCCGGGCGAAACCGGCGCCGACGCGCTGGCGTCGCTTGAACGCGTCGTGGAGACCGGCGTGGACGGCATTAAATTGCATCCGCTGCATATCGTCGAAAGCAGCATCATGGCGAAAGCCTGGCGGGCCGGGCGACTGGCCGGGATCGCGCTGGAGGAGTACGCCGTCACGGCCGGGGAGATGATTCGCCACACGCCGCCTGAAATCATCTACCATCGTATCTCGGCCAGCGCTCGCCGTCCGACATTGCTGGCGCCGCTGTGGTGCGAGAACCGCTGGACCGGTATGGTGGAAATCGATCGTTACCTTAATCAGCATGGCGTTCAGGGCTCGGCGCTCGGACGACCCTGGCGCGGCGCGCCTGACGCGCCTTAA
- the arcB gene encoding aerobic respiration two-component sensor histidine kinase ArcB — translation MKQIRMLAQYYVDLLVKLGLVRFSLLLALALVVLAMAVQMAVTMVLHGQVESIDVIRSIFFGLLITPWAVYFLSVVVEQLEESRQRLAKLVDKLEEMRERDLKLNVQLKDNIAQLNQEIADREKAEAERQHMLEQLKVEMKEREVTQIQLEQQSSFLRSFLDASPDLVFYRNEDKEFSGCNRAMELLTGKSEKQLIGLKPHEVYAQEAAEKVLETDEKVFRHNVSLTYEQWLDYPDGRKACFEIRKVPYYDRVGKRHGLMGFGRDITERKRYQDALERASRDKTTFISTISHELRTPLNGIVGLSRILLDTDLSAEQEKYLKTIHVSAVTLGNIFNDIIDMDKIERRKVQLDNQPVDFTSFLADLENLSGLQAQQKGLRFVMEPVRPVPHKVLTDGTRLRQILWNLISNAVKFTQQGQVTVRVSYNENEQLRFEVEDSGIGIPQEEQDKIFAMYYQVKDSQGGKPATGTGIGLAVSRRLAKSMGGDITVSSKPGLGSTFILTVQAPRVAEEVEDTLTDDEMPLPALHVLLVEDIELNVIVASSVLEKLGCSVEVAMTGKAALEMFSPGEFDLVLLDIQLPDMTGLDISRELHRRYAREALPPLVALTANVLKDKKEYLEAGMDDVLSKPLAVPALTATIKKFWDTQPDDEEHDVTTSDDGKQEALLDLPMLEQYLQLVGPKLITDGLAMFEKMMPGYLSVLESNFTARDQKGIVEEGHKIKGAAGAVGLRHLQQLAQKIQSPDLPAWWDNVGEWIEELKQEWPHDVEALKAWVASAGKK, via the coding sequence ATGAAACAGATCCGCATGCTGGCGCAGTATTACGTTGATTTGCTGGTAAAGCTTGGCCTGGTGCGCTTTTCGCTGCTGCTGGCTCTCGCGCTGGTGGTGCTGGCGATGGCGGTGCAAATGGCCGTGACGATGGTGCTGCATGGTCAGGTTGAGAGCATCGATGTTATCCGCTCAATTTTCTTCGGTCTGTTGATTACGCCCTGGGCGGTCTATTTCCTGTCGGTGGTCGTGGAACAGCTGGAGGAGTCGCGTCAGCGGCTCGCGAAACTGGTCGATAAGCTTGAAGAGATGCGCGAACGCGACCTGAAGCTTAATGTGCAGCTCAAGGACAATATCGCCCAGCTCAATCAGGAGATTGCCGATCGCGAAAAAGCGGAAGCCGAGCGTCAGCATATGCTGGAGCAGTTAAAAGTGGAGATGAAAGAGCGCGAAGTAACGCAAATTCAGCTGGAGCAGCAATCTTCCTTCCTGCGTTCGTTTCTCGACGCCTCGCCGGATCTGGTGTTCTACCGCAACGAAGATAAAGAGTTTTCCGGCTGCAACCGCGCGATGGAGTTGCTTACCGGTAAGAGCGAGAAACAGCTCATTGGCCTGAAGCCGCATGAGGTCTATGCGCAGGAAGCGGCGGAAAAAGTGCTGGAGACCGACGAAAAAGTCTTCCGCCATAACGTCTCGCTGACCTACGAGCAGTGGCTCGATTACCCGGACGGGCGCAAAGCCTGCTTTGAGATCCGCAAAGTGCCGTATTACGACCGCGTGGGCAAGCGTCACGGGCTGATGGGCTTCGGGCGCGACATTACCGAGCGTAAGCGCTACCAGGACGCGCTGGAGCGCGCCAGCCGGGATAAAACCACGTTTATCTCCACCATCAGCCATGAACTGCGCACGCCGCTCAACGGCATAGTGGGCTTAAGCCGCATTCTGCTGGATACCGACCTCAGCGCCGAGCAGGAAAAATACCTGAAAACAATCCACGTCTCCGCGGTGACGCTCGGCAATATTTTCAACGATATTATCGATATGGATAAAATCGAACGGCGTAAAGTGCAGCTCGACAACCAGCCTGTCGATTTCACCAGCTTCCTGGCGGATCTGGAAAACCTCTCTGGCCTGCAGGCGCAGCAGAAAGGGTTGCGCTTTGTGATGGAACCCGTTCGGCCAGTGCCGCATAAGGTACTGACTGACGGCACGCGTCTGCGTCAGATCCTCTGGAACCTCATCAGCAACGCGGTGAAATTCACCCAGCAGGGCCAGGTGACAGTGCGCGTCAGCTATAACGAAAACGAACAGCTACGCTTTGAGGTGGAAGATTCCGGCATCGGTATTCCGCAGGAGGAGCAGGACAAGATCTTCGCCATGTATTATCAGGTGAAAGACAGTCAGGGCGGCAAACCGGCCACCGGAACCGGGATTGGTCTTGCGGTATCGCGTCGCCTTGCGAAAAGCATGGGCGGCGATATCACCGTATCCAGCAAGCCAGGTCTGGGGTCGACATTTATCCTGACAGTGCAGGCGCCGCGCGTGGCGGAAGAAGTGGAAGACACGCTGACCGATGACGAAATGCCGCTGCCGGCGCTGCATGTGCTGCTGGTGGAAGACATCGAACTTAATGTGATCGTCGCAAGTTCGGTGCTGGAAAAACTCGGCTGTAGCGTCGAGGTGGCGATGACCGGCAAAGCGGCGCTGGAGATGTTCAGCCCCGGCGAGTTCGACCTGGTGCTGCTGGATATTCAGCTGCCGGACATGACTGGCCTTGATATCTCGCGCGAGCTGCATCGCCGCTACGCCCGCGAGGCGCTGCCGCCGCTGGTGGCGCTGACGGCCAACGTGCTGAAAGATAAAAAAGAGTATCTGGAGGCCGGCATGGACGACGTGCTGAGCAAACCGCTGGCGGTGCCGGCGCTCACGGCGACGATTAAAAAGTTCTGGGATACGCAACCTGACGATGAGGAGCATGACGTGACGACAAGCGATGACGGCAAGCAGGAGGCGCTGCTGGATCTCCCGATGCTGGAGCAATATCTGCAGCTGGTTGGCCCGAAACTCATCACCGATGGTCTGGCGATGTTCGAAAAAATGATGCCGGGTTACCTGAGCGTGCTGGAATCTAACTTCACCGCGCGCGATCAAAAGGGCATTGTGGAAGAGGGGCATAAAATCAAAGGCGCTGCCGGCGCGGTAGGGTTGCGTCATTTGCAGCAGCTGGCGCAGAAAATCCAGTCGCCCGATCTGCCGGCATGGTGGGATAACGTTGGTGAATGGATCGAAGAGCTGAAGCAGGAGTGGCCGCACGACGTAGAAGCGCTGAAAGCGTGGGTTGCCAGTGCCGGAAAAAAATGA